A single Lolium perenne isolate Kyuss_39 chromosome 6, Kyuss_2.0, whole genome shotgun sequence DNA region contains:
- the LOC127307288 gene encoding trans-Golgi network-localized SYP41-interacting protein 1 has product MADHSDSDSSPKSSSSSSSSSSSARRRSPPRVRAHSDEGGSSDGVLVELPSQEARSPGADPDAGIFVSMPADDATSGETFEDAPDDLNTGGFRTARSLDESIAVIDYPDESSAAAECRKYKEEREVFARDTAALRRMLQGLVGQDASGSSHAEDPDERVLASPTPLHSMLDDCSRLVLELNSVARAREQEVDSLRSRTAEADVSREVVDAYLGSWREVSELAIARMVASVDAVVGKEAIGSEGADQDGISVFERKTLLLTERYRQVVLGIEQLEQVLAEVKPDFVSVGQCDHATILGIVSEELVSSKRNEADFMHKLNTLGEENKALSEELEKVKAARDAANAQAGKAKAEFEQMEHKFSTTKEKLSMAVTKGKSLVQHRDSLKQMLAEKTGELERCTVDLQQRSDALQAAEGRIEELKMLLDEKSAEQEKCLDELRETYSAWEAAKASIEQLNEENTTLASVQASLSLSDGVLQRIEEVISEATFPEDLLSLEVTDRLEWLVEQKKIADMIFSEHRKVKDILGSVDFPHSVLTGELDSQITWLVNSLSQAKDDAVRIQNESSEILQRLSAHESKLVSMHEEIDRLTIVLLEEKQEKDILVNEHSELMSLHNAAVDKLSFISSQNTELVKAFAVVSDVELGDNEPLESAKLVDQCLSNIQRREKSSPTDCESFEKLQTLVYTLDQELTLCKIILEEDMTDRSERMRLSGELQKMKEAMYGLKNEKDSLQKEFERVEERSSLLREKLSMAVKKGKGLVQEREGLKQVVDTKNSEIEKLKNALDEKISETENVKRALDRNNSEIEKLQHALGENNFELEKLKQVLDENNSETENLKQALDVKNSESDKLKRDLEAMNTEMENLKYEIVSRESANTDLREQIENLSSQVTHFESLQLDIISLSEEKGKVERMLEEAEVSRGILVDSISNIALPVDHPFEEPLEKISQIAKYIMESQAAKNHVELELDRANEQVTMQAGRLSDSLSTIKILEDELSKAKDYVSSTSEEKHQIQLQTAAVEKELEKTNEELAHNANKLEDANTAINSLQDALSQAKTDLTILSAEKNEAEAKHEMETSVLNAKLAECLEELDKSHGSLQTRSTEQYGYLEKLSTLVMDDSIVPLMVEEFGKNIGSLRDMSLTVKTMHEQLAAMGIQIDPVMEDPEFGTLFTLTDYDNFVAQRMRVSKTTMGNIDDTSSLSTIVEQFSNQAEYFSVFYKDLAGYMNSNISLLRRALQSANNNFSRTLEEHGRLKIELGNKDTQNRSQEAELLSLQTDLRAMSSKCIYCTEQIQIIFNGMFDLGYAIELATGNSSIVPKVEGTFSVLKDEDSGDYTKVVDSLLSSVNKLKSESQRLSELKGLVITLFDELKMRLKQAEGAAETASNDNHLYVKRVCELEKDLKTAHDECSAMENRIQEYHEREDVLKARELELLSLEHTQTTVERGITDEISKDQLEAIVEKINKLNIPSGESRLQREVATFSSPIDKLFFLIDEVDALQREVETLRYENEDLQLNLESHARENEQLKEVCRNTDSNRRELESKSSELLEVTVSMERMIQRLGYLSGKDALEDNKPTSTQSLLSKLEKLIIASSMESGNAKSVKQELGAKLQAREKTVDDLSAKVKMLEDLYHSRLVQPEISKDREFEASSSAIGSDISEIEDLGPMGKASISSVPSAAHARVMRKGSSDHLVLNMGTESERLIAADDSDDKGRIKSLHASGLIPAQGKHIADRVDGIWVSGSQILMNRPRARLGLLVYWVFLHLWLVGSIL; this is encoded by the exons ATGGCCGACCACTCCGACTCCGACTCCTCCCCaaagtcctcttcctcctcctcctcctcctcctcctccgcccgccgccGCTCTCCGCCGCGCGTCCGGGCGCACTCCGACGAGGGTGGCAGCAGCGACGGCGTCCTCGTCGAGCTCCCCTCACAg GAAGCGCGGAGCCCCGGCGCGGACCCAGACGCCGGCATCTTCGTCAGCATGCCGGCCGACGACGCAACCAGCGGCGAGACCTTCGAGGACGCGCCCGACGACCTCAACACCGGCGGCTTCCGCACCGCCCGCTCGCTCGACGAATCCATCGCCGTCATCGACTACCCCGACgagtccagcgccgccgccgagtGCCGCAAGTACAAG GAAGAGAGGGAGGTGTTCGCGCGGGACACAGCGGCGCTCCGGAGAATGCTGCAGGGCCTGGTGGGGCAGGATGCGTCAGGCTCCTCGCACGCGGAGGATCCCGACGAGAGGGTGCTGGCGTCGCCCACGCCGCTGCACTCCATGCTCGACGATTGCTCGAGGCTCGTGCTTGAACTGAACTCGGTGGCGCGCGCAAGGGAGCAGGAGGTCGACAGCCTACGTTCTAGGACCGCAGAGGCAGATGTCTCCAGGGAGGTTGTGGACGCGTACCTTGGTTCGTGGAGGGAGGTGTCGGAGCTAGCAATTGCCCGAATGGTCGCATCGGTCGATGCCGTGGTTGGGAAAGAAGCCATCGGTTCCGAGGGTGCTGATCAGGACGGGATATCTGTCTTCGAACGGAAGACTTTGCTGCTAACGGAGCGGTACAGGCAGGTCGTACTGGGCATCGAGCAACTTGAGCAGGTTTTAGCAGAGGTTAAGCCTGATTTTGTTTCCGTGGGTCAGTGTGACCATGCCACCATCTTAGGTATCGTTTCAGAGGAGTTGGTCAGTAGCAAGAGAAATGAGGCAGATTTCATGCATAAGCTGAACACTCTCGGAGAGGAAAACAAGGCTCTTAGCGAAGAGCTTGAGAAAGTGAAAGCTGCTCGAGATGCAGCAAATGCTCAAGCGGGCAAAGCAAAGGCAGAGTTTGAGCAGATGGAGCATAAGTTCTCGACGACTAAGGAGAAGCTCAGCATGGCTGTCACAAAGGGCAAGTCCTTGGTGCAGCATCGTGATTCCTTGAAGCAGATGCTGGCTGAAAAGACAGGTGAGCTGGAGAGGTGCACAGTGGATTTGCAACAGAGGTCTGATGCCTTGCAAGCAGCTGAGGGCAGAATCGAGGAGCTCAAGATGTTGCTAGATGAAAAGTCGGCCGAACAGGAGAAATGTTTGGATGAGCTTAGAGAAACATATAGTGCGTGGGAAGCTGCCAAGGCAAGCATCGAGCAACTGAATGAAGAAAACACTACACTTGCTTCTGTTCAGGCCTCCCTTTCACTAAGTGATGGGGTTCTTCAACGCATTGAAGAGGTAATATCAGAGGCAACATTTCCAGAGGATTTACTTTCCTTGGAGGTGACTGATAGACTGGAATGGTTGGTTGAACAAAAGAAAATTGCTGATATGATCTTCTCGGAGCACCGCAAAGTTAAAGACATCCTCGGCTCGGTTGACTTTCCACACTCAGTCTTAACTGGTGAACTTGATTCACAAATCACTTGGCTAGTCAACTCGTTGAGCCAGGCCAAAGATGATGCAGTGCGGATACAGAATGAGTCTTCTGAAATTCTTCAAAGACTGTCCGCACATGAATCAAAACTGGTGTCGATGCACGAGGAAATTGACCGCCTGACCATAGTTCTACTGGAAGAGAAGCAGGAAAAGGACATACTTGTAAATGAACATTCTGAATTAATGTCCCTACACAATGCAGCTGTTGATAAATTATCTTTTATCTCATCCCAGAATACTGAGCTTGTAAAGGCATTTGCAGTGGTTTCTGATGTCGAATTGGGGGACAATGAGCCCCTGGAGAGTGCCAAATTAGTAGACCAGTGCCTAAGCAACATCCAACGAAGAGAAAAATCCTCTCCTACCGATTGCGAAAGTTTTGAGAAGTTGCAAACACTAGTGTATACCTTAGATCAGGAATTAACTCTATGTAAGATAATTCTTGAAGAAGACATGACTGATAGATCTGAGAGGATGAGACTATCTGGTGAACTACAAAAAATGAAAGAGGCGATGTATGGTTTGAAGAATGAAAAGGACTCGTTACAGAAGGAGTTTGAACGGGTGGAGGAAAGATCATCTTTGCTTAGAGAGAAGCTGTCAATGGCCGTGAAAAAGGGGAAAGGTTTGGTACAGGAGCGTGAGGGACTCAAGCAAGTTGTGGATACGAAGAACTCTGAGATAGAGAAGCTAAAAAATGCTCTTGATGAAAAGATCTCTGAAACGGAGAATGTAAAACGTGCTTTGGATAGGAATAACTCCGAGATAGAGAAGCTGCAACATGCTCTGGGTGAAAACAACTTTGAGTTAGAGAAGCTAAAACAAGTTCTGGATGAAAATAACTCTGAAACAGAGAATCTAAAACAGGCTTTGGATGTAAAGAACTCTGAATCAGATAAGCTAAAACGAGATCTGGAAGCAATGAACACAGAAATGGAGAATTTAAAATATGAGATAGTGTCAAGAGAATCTGCAAATACGGATCTCAGAGAACAGATTGAGAATCTATCTTCTCAGGTTACACATTTTGAAAGTCTGCAGTTAGACATTATTTCTCTTAGTGAGGAAAAGGGTAAAGTAGAAAGAATGTTGGAAGAAGCTGAAGTTTCCCGGGGCATTCTTGTTGATTCAATATCAAACATTGCTCTTCCTGTTGATCACCCCTTTGAGGAGCCTCTGGAGAAAATAAGCCAGATTGCCAAATACATCATGGAATCACAAGCTGCTAAGAATCATGTGGAGCTTGAGCTAGACAGAGCAAATGAGCAAGTTACCATGCAAGCTGGCAGGCTTTCTGATTCCCTTTCTACTATAAAGATATTAGAAGATGAGTTAAGTAAAGCGAAGGACTATGTTTCTTCTACTTCTGAAGAGAAACACCAAATACAATTGCAGACTGCTGCTGTAGAGAAGGAGTTGGAGAAAACAAATGAGGAACTGGCTCATAATGCCAACAAACTAGAAGATGCCAACACAGCTATTAACTCACTGCAAGATGCATTGTCACAAGCTAAAACAGATCTCACTATTCTTAGTGCTGAGAAGAATGAAGCTGAAGCCAAACATGAAATGGAAACCAGCGTTCTTAATGCTAAGCTGGCCGAATGTTTGGAAGAGTTGGATAAAAGTCATGGAAGCTTACAAACTCGTTCAACTGAACAATATGGTTACCTTGAAAAACTTAGCACACTTGTAATGGATGATAGTATTGTACCATTGATGGTAGAAGAATTTGGAAAGAATATAGGCAGTTTGAGAGATATGAGCCTTACAGTGAAGACTATGCATGAACAACTCGCTGCAATGGGGATCCAGATTGATCCAGTTATGGAG GATCCAGAGTTTGGCACACTTTTCACTCTTACGGACTACGATAACTTTGTTGCTCAAAGAATGCGTGTGAGCAAAACTACAATGGGGAATATTGATGACACTTCATCCTTGAGTACTATTGTTGAACAGTTCAGCAATCAAGCTGAATATTTCTCTGTTTTTTATAAAGATTTGGCAGGCTACATGAATAGCAATATTTCTCTGCTGCGCCGTGCTCTGCAGTCGGCAAACAACAACTTTTCTCGTACTTTAGAAGAGCACGGCCGCTTGAAGATTGAATTGGGGAACAAGGACACTCAGAACAGATCTCAAGAAGCTGAATTGCTTTCTCTGCAAACAGATCTCAGGGCAATGTCATCAAAATGTATTTATTGCACTGAACAGATTCAAATTATTTTTAATGGCATGTTTGATCTAGGCTATGCAATAGAGTTGGCAACAGGCAACTCCAGCATTGTACCAAAAGTAGAAGgaactttttctgttttgaaggaCGAAGATTCTGGTGATTATACAAAGGTGGTGGACAGTTTACTATCTTCAGTGAACAAACTGAAGTCAGAGTCCCAGAGGTTATCTGAGCTTAAAGGTTTAGTGATAACATTGTTTGATGAGTTGAAAATGAGACTGAAACAAGCTGAGGGAGCTGCTGAAACTGCTTCAAATGATAACCACTTGTATGTGAAAAGAGTATGTGAGCTGGAGAAAGATCTCAAAACAGCACATGATGAGTGTAGTGCAATGGAAAATAGGATTCAGGAATACCACGAAAGGGAGGATGTGTTGAAGGCAAGAGAGCTAGAGTTGCTGTCACTTGAGCACACTCAAACTACAGTAGAAAGAG GTATAACTGATGAAATTTCAAAGGATCAGCTGGAGGCAATTGTTGAAAAAATAAATAAACTAAATATACCGTCAGGCGAGTCACGTTTGCAGAGGGAAGTGGCTACCTTCTCTAGTCCCATTGACAAACTCTTCTTTCTTATTGATGAAGTTGATGCACTTCAGCGTGAAGTGGAGACCTTAAGATACGAAAATGAAGATTTACAGTTAAATCTTGAATCCCATGCTCGTGAAAATGAGCAGCTAAAGGAGGTTTGCAGAAACACTGACTCAAATCGTAGGGAGTTGGAATCAAAAAGCAGTGAACTGCTTGAGGTAACAGTCAGTATGGAGCGAATGATTCAGCGGTTAGGATATCTATCTGGAAAAGATGCTCTGGAAGATAACAAACCTACAAGCACCCAATCACTCTTATCAAAGCTGGAAAAACTAATAATCGCCTCAAGTATGGAATCTGGGAATGCCAAGTCTGTAAAACAGGAGTTGGGAGCAAAGTTGCAGGCCAGGGAAAAAACAGTTGATGATTTATCAGCAAAAGTTAAGATGCTCGAGGACTTGTATCATTCTCGGCTTGTGCAGCCAGAAATTAGTAAAGACAGAGAATTTGAAGCATCTTCCTCAGCAATTGGTTCAGACATATCCGAGATTGAAGATTTG GGACCAATGGGGAAGGCATCAATATCATCTGTCCCTAGCGCCGCGCATGCTAGAGTAATGCGAAAGGGGTCATCTGATCATCTTGTTCTGAATATGGGAACAGAGTCTGAACGACTAATTGCTGCAGATGATTCGGATGACAAAG GGCGTATTAAATCACTGCATGCGTCTGGCTTGATTCCAGCACAAGGAAAGCACATCGCTGACAGAGTTGATGGCATCTG GGTCTCAGGGAGCCAAATTCTGATGAACCGGCCACGAGCAAGGCTAGGACTCTTGGTGTATTGGGTCTTCCTGCACTTGTGGTTGGTAGGCAGCATCTTGTGA
- the LOC127307289 gene encoding uncharacterized protein, with product MVMSKKIDSFFTKKDQAVVVDASAASQLIVVNPVSQDEPELANPIPTDHVENADQIEDASVVSAVKDFVKVDPALRCQIWACPADKQDEIRKAYMQLGPYQPKKDVYRSSGEGSRKRRFQYHWFAAFSWLEYSPTKDAAFCFPCFLFSKKPTGKCGSNTFTVKGFQKWKRVNDGKHCAFICHMGKGSNSAHNYSVQCYDNLKNGFCQIARVMQKVSKEEILKNRLPENICLLAAKFYPSDFLEQERDNLRCQLRHYELDVLRNQEFSNLSTIAELCQKLFETEKLTDYHLIDRLIRLVLTLPVSTATTE from the coding sequence ATGGTTATGAGCAAGAAAATCGATTCTTTTTTCACCAAAAAAGACCAAGCTGTTGTTGTTGATGCATCTGCAGCATCTCAGTTGATTGTGGTGAATCCAGTGTCTCAAGATGAACCAGAATTGGCCAACCCAATTCCCACAGATCATGTAGAAAATGCAGACCAAATAGAAGATGCATCTGTTGTTTCTGCAGTTAAAGATTTTGTAAAGGTTGATCCAGCTTTAAGGTGTCAAATTTGGGCTTGTCCTGCTGATAAACAAGATGAAATTAGAAAAGCTTATATGCAGCTCGGACCATATCAGCCGAAAAAAGATGTTTATCGTTCTTCCGGGGAAGGGAGTCGCAAGCGCAGGTTTCAGTATCATTGGTTTGCGGCTTTTTCATGGCTAGAATATTCGCCTACAAAAGATGCTGCATTTTGTTTCCCATGCTTCTTGTTTTCAAAGAAACCAACAGGAAAATGTGGATCTAATACATTTACGGTGAAAGGATTTCAGAAATGGAAAAGGGTGAATGATGGAAAACACTGTGCCTTCATATGTCACATGGGGAAGGGTTCTAATTCTGCTCACAATTATTCTGTTCAGTGCTATGATAATTTGAAGAATGGATTTTGCCAGATTGCACGGGTTATGCAGAAGGTATCTAAAGAGGAGATTCTCAAAAATAGGTTGCCAGAAAATATATGTCTTCTAGCTGCAAAGTTTTACCCTTCTGATTTTTTAGAGCAAGAAAGAGACAATTTGAGGTGTCAACTGCGCCATTATGAGCTTGATGTTCTAAGAAATCAAGAGTTTTCGAACTTATCCACTATAGCTGAACTTTGCCAGAAACTTTTTGAGACCGAGAAGTTAACGGATTATCACTTGATTGACAGGTTAATTCGACTTGTTCTAACTTTACCAGTCTCAACAGCAACAACAGAGTGA